The Bdellovibrionales bacterium genome has a window encoding:
- the hisC gene encoding histidinol-phosphate transaminase yields MKVSPEIQSLVPYTPGKPIEEVRRELGLDKVCKLASNENPVGVSPKAIAAMQAELANLNRYPDPSSYELRGYLSQKWNLPADNILIGNGSNELIDLLIRVYCEPGDHVIVPEKSFIAYSICSQAARVQVLRTRVDSNLKIDVDHLVENLKSSTFGKAKILFLANPNNPTGTYLNQKDFDRILEVVGDRDDLLVVVDEAYNDYVRASDYVDTATCLKKYKNILVLRTFSKAYGLAGLRVGALISGDPQLLNWIHRVRMPFNVNSLVQKAVIASMEDAEYIKKSQQVVWDGLDYFYKELSALGVPFIPSQGNFVLLDVKRDATEVFQECLRQGVILRTVKEYGLPTHLRMSVGLEDENKWAIQALTHTLQEGRQ; encoded by the coding sequence ATGAAAGTATCTCCCGAAATTCAAAGTTTAGTTCCTTACACACCGGGAAAACCGATCGAAGAGGTTCGTCGCGAACTCGGCCTAGACAAAGTGTGCAAACTGGCGAGTAACGAAAACCCTGTGGGTGTAAGTCCCAAGGCGATCGCGGCAATGCAGGCCGAACTTGCGAATCTCAATCGTTATCCAGATCCCAGCTCCTATGAGTTGCGGGGTTATCTCTCTCAAAAATGGAATTTGCCGGCCGATAATATTCTGATCGGGAATGGTTCGAATGAGCTCATCGATCTTTTAATTCGTGTGTACTGCGAGCCGGGTGATCACGTGATTGTTCCCGAAAAGTCTTTTATTGCCTATTCGATCTGTTCCCAAGCGGCTCGAGTTCAGGTTTTAAGAACGCGAGTGGACTCAAATCTTAAGATCGATGTCGATCACTTGGTCGAAAATCTAAAATCTTCTACTTTTGGCAAAGCTAAGATTTTATTTTTGGCGAATCCAAACAATCCGACCGGGACCTATCTCAATCAAAAGGATTTCGATCGCATTCTCGAAGTGGTCGGTGATCGCGACGATCTTCTGGTCGTTGTTGATGAAGCCTACAACGATTATGTGCGGGCTTCAGATTACGTCGATACGGCGACCTGCTTGAAAAAATATAAAAATATTTTGGTTTTGCGCACTTTTAGTAAAGCTTATGGCTTAGCGGGATTGCGGGTTGGGGCTTTAATCTCTGGCGATCCTCAGCTTCTCAATTGGATTCACCGCGTGCGCATGCCGTTTAACGTCAACTCTTTGGTGCAAAAGGCCGTGATCGCGTCGATGGAAGACGCCGAGTACATCAAAAAATCTCAGCAAGTGGTTTGGGATGGTCTTGATTACTTTTATAAGGAGCTTTCGGCGCTGGGCGTGCCTTTTATTCCATCACAAGGCAATTTCGTCTTGTTAGATGTAAAGAGGGATGCTACGGAAGTCTTCCAAGAATGCCTGCGCCAAGGGGTCATTTTGCGAACGGTCAAGGAGTATGGTCTCCCGACCCATCTGCGAATGAGCGTAGGACTTGAAGACGAGAACAAATGGGCGATACAAGCACTGACACATACATTACAAGAAGGCCGGCAATGA
- the cmk gene encoding (d)CMP kinase, with product MTNRAGDRTVVTVDGPSASGKTSVSRELAKAMSWEWVSTGAFYRGLACVAQKENIDLEDRAALAKLATNPIWSVQMTEPETLVVYKGQIVNAELNSESVALIASKISQYSEVRKALLQAQRNCSKPGKTLVAEGRDCGSVVFPEAVVKIYLTATLDSRVMRRSIEHSESFDQLKTLQEKRDQSDAGRKHAPMQIPPSAHVIDSSQMTLPEVVSFIKEIIEKTFQDEGLTL from the coding sequence ATGACCAATAGAGCTGGCGATAGAACTGTAGTCACGGTGGATGGTCCCTCTGCGTCCGGTAAGACTTCTGTGAGCCGTGAGCTTGCAAAAGCCATGAGCTGGGAATGGGTTTCTACCGGTGCATTCTATCGCGGTTTGGCTTGCGTGGCGCAAAAAGAGAATATCGATCTCGAGGATCGCGCCGCTCTCGCGAAACTGGCCACCAATCCCATTTGGTCCGTGCAAATGACTGAACCCGAGACTCTCGTGGTCTATAAAGGTCAAATTGTTAACGCCGAACTCAATAGCGAGAGCGTGGCATTGATCGCCAGTAAAATCAGTCAGTACTCCGAAGTTCGTAAAGCCCTGTTACAGGCGCAAAGAAATTGTTCCAAACCTGGAAAAACTTTAGTGGCCGAAGGCAGAGATTGCGGAAGCGTCGTTTTCCCCGAAGCCGTTGTTAAAATTTATCTCACCGCGACTCTAGATAGCCGTGTGATGAGACGATCGATCGAGCATTCCGAAAGTTTTGATCAACTGAAAACTCTCCAAGAAAAGCGCGATCAAAGCGATGCCGGTCGCAAACACGCGCCCATGCAAATTCCGCCCTCAGCCCATGTCATCGATTCGAGTCAAATGACCCTGCCGGAAGTGGTCTCCTTCATTAAAGAGATCATCGAAAAAACTTTCCAAGACGAAGGCTTAACACTTTAA